The following DNA comes from Candidatus Firestonebacteria bacterium RIFOXYD2_FULL_39_29.
CAAAAGATTTTGAAAAATAACCGATTATTCTTTCGACCACATTTACAAACATATTCGTCTTAAGTTTAAATGCGACTATAAGAACAATAAGGATTATAAATCCGCTCAAGGTAATAAAAAAAGCCGTTTTCCACAGCATAGAAGCATTATTTAAAAACTCTCTTTCTGTGGGAGAAAAAACAAATACTGCAAAGAAACAAAAAAACAGAGCCAGAAAATCAAAAATTCTTTCTACAATTATAGTTCCAAAAGTCAGGCTTATCCCGGTATTTTCTTTTCTTCCTAAAATAAAAGCCCGGGATACTTCTCCTATCTTTGCCGGTACAAGATTGTTTACCATAACTCCTATCATTATCCCCGAAAACAAACTTTTAAAGGAAGGCACAGGATTAGGTCTGAATATCAGTCCCCATCGGTAAGCCCTGATAACAAAATATAATACAGTTAGAGCTATTATAGGAAATATATAAACCGGATTGAATATTTTAAGACCGTCAATTACATCCGTTAATTTTACCTTATAAAAAGCAAGAACTAAAAACCCAATAACCAGAATAAAACCAAATATGTTTACATATTTTTTCATAGTTTTTTCAAATAACTTTTTAATTTCGAACCAATTTCTTTATCTCTCAAAGCATATTCAATAGAAGCTTCCATATATCCCAACTTATCCCCGGTATCATACCTCTTTCCGTTGAACTTGACCGCATAAACCGGTTGTGTTTTTAGAAGAGTTTTTATGGCATCGGTCAATTGGATTTCCCCTCCCTTTCCTTTTTGAACTTTTGAAAGGATATCGAATATTTCAGGAACTAATATATATCTGCCGACAACTCCAAGGTTAGACGGAGCATCCGAAGAATTTGGTTTTTCCACAATGTCTTCAACTTTGAAAACTGTTTCAGAGATCTTAACAGGTTTGATCACTCCGTAATGCGAAATCTTATCCGGAGAAACTTCTTCTACCGCTAAAATAGCGCAGTTATACTTATTATAAACATTTATCAGCTGTTTTATTGCGGGTGTTTTCGAATAAATAAGATCATCGGCAAGAAATACGGCAAAAGGTTCATGTTGAAGATAACTTTTAGCACAGCTTATAGCATGCCCCAACCCTAAAGGCTCTTTTTGTCTTACATAATAAATATCCGCCAGTTCCGCAATACGTTCGACATTATTCAGCAGCTGATATTGCTTTCTTTCCTTAAGATAATGTTCAAGCTCAAAGGATTTATCGAAATGGTTTTCAATTGCCTGCTTTCCCCGGCCTGTAACTAAAACAATGTCCTCAATGTCAGAGGAGAGAGCTTCTTCAATAATGTACTGAATAGCCGGTCTGTCAAAAATCGGTAACATTTCTTTAGGTTGAGCTTTAGTCGCAGGTAAGAACCGGGTACCCAGCCCAGCACAGGGTATAACGGCTTTTTTTATGTCAAGCCCCATTTCTGTACTCCTCTTTTTTAATTTTGATATCTTTTTTTATATTATCGAGAATACCATTTATAAATTTCCCCGCTTCCGGACCTGAAAAAGATTTTGCAATCTCAATAGCTTCATTTATTGTTACAGGCACCGGAATATCATCTCGAAAAAGTAGTTCATAAGCCGCAAACCGGAGGATGTTCTTATCTACATTTGCAAGCCGGTCGAAATCCCAGTTCTTAATCCGGTTCTTTATTGCATCATCAATTTCTTTTAGATTTTCTATAGTTCCTTTTACTAATTCAAACGCAAATGCTTTTACTTTTGGTTCTTCATCAAGTTCTTCCAGAAAATCTTTTTTCAAATCAATATACTCAAGCTTTCCCAGGTCTGCAGAAAAAAGCATCTGAAGCGCAATTACCCTGGACTTACGCCGTTCTCCCATATTTCCCTTTTATTTAAATTGTTTGTCAGATTTTTTCGTAAAGATTAGCCATTTCAATAGCAGCTAAAGCAGCATCAGCACCTTTGTTTCCTGACTTAGTCCCTGCACGCTCTATTGCCTGCTCAATAGACTCCGTTGTCAAGATACCAAAGATCAC
Coding sequences within:
- a CDS encoding UTP--glucose-1-phosphate uridylyltransferase yields the protein MGLDIKKAVIPCAGLGTRFLPATKAQPKEMLPIFDRPAIQYIIEEALSSDIEDIVLVTGRGKQAIENHFDKSFELEHYLKERKQYQLLNNVERIAELADIYYVRQKEPLGLGHAISCAKSYLQHEPFAVFLADDLIYSKTPAIKQLINVYNKYNCAILAVEEVSPDKISHYGVIKPVKISETVFKVEDIVEKPNSSDAPSNLGVVGRYILVPEIFDILSKVQKGKGGEIQLTDAIKTLLKTQPVYAVKFNGKRYDTGDKLGYMEASIEYALRDKEIGSKLKSYLKKL
- a CDS encoding transcription antitermination factor NusB, whose translation is MGERRKSRVIALQMLFSADLGKLEYIDLKKDFLEELDEEPKVKAFAFELVKGTIENLKEIDDAIKNRIKNWDFDRLANVDKNILRFAAYELLFRDDIPVPVTINEAIEIAKSFSGPEAGKFINGILDNIKKDIKIKKEEYRNGA